The genomic window CCTCCCGGACCAGGTGCGGGAGCTCCGGGAGGATGATCCTCGTCATCGCCAGCTCGACCGCGGCCCGGGAGCCGGGCATCACCAGGATCGGGACCGGCCCGATCAGCCCGCCGACGGCCCGGCTGAGCATGCAGGCCGGGCCGATCTCGGCATGGCTGAGCATCCGGAAGAGCTCGCCGAAGCCCGGCAGGGTCCGCGTGAGGAGGGCCGAGACGGTCTCGTAGGTCTGGTCGCGAGGGCTGATGCCGGTCCCGCCGGTGACGAGGATCGCGTGCAACGCCTCCGACGCCGCCCAGGTCGCCAGCAGGTGCCGCATCCGATCGGGCTCATCCGGGACGATCGCGCGGCCGGCGATCCGATGTCCGACCCCCTCGGCGAGCGAGACGATGAGCGCCCCGGAGGCGTCCGTCTCGATCGTCCTCGTATCCGAGACCGTCAGGATTCCCAGGTCGAGCGAGCCGGGCGCGTCCCGGCGGTGTTCCGCGACGGACTGGCTCATGGCCGACCTCCCGCACGTTGATTGAAGACGCCCGGCCGCTTTCCGTACAATAACTGAGCAGGTCGGACGAGGGTAGGATGGACCCCTTCAGAAAGGCCACTCCAGCATGCGACACCACGTCGGCGGCAAGGCGACCCTGGGGCTGGCCGGCCTGCTCGCGCTGGCGGCCGCCGCCCCCGGCGAGGCGGCCGCGGATACCATCGTCCTCCGCGGCGGCGTGGAATTGCAGGGCAAGGTGCTGAAGGATCCGAAGGATCCGCGCCACGTCCGCGTGCTGCTGATGAAGGGCAAGAGGCCGCTCCAGTTCGACGCCTCGCAGATCGTCGAGGTCATCCCCCGCCCGGGCCCGCTGGACGACTACCTCGTCAGGTCGGCGAAGCCCCGCGACGGCGCCCGGGAGGAGTACGACCTCGCCGCCTGGTGCGACCGCAACCAGCTCGACGACCTGGCGACCGTCCACTGCGAGGCCGCGCTGGCCCTCGACCCCGGGTTCGAGCCCGCCCACAAGAGACTCGGCCACGTGCTCCACCAGGGGAAGTGGCTCACCGCGGATGAGCTGCGGGTGACGCAGGGCCTGGTGAAGTATCACGGCAAGTGGATGAGCGAGGAGGAGAAGGCCAAGCTCGAGGAGAAGTCCCAGCTCGGCTCGACCCAGGCCGCCTGGTTGCGGCGGATCAAGCTCCTCCGCCTCGCGATCCTGAACGGCGCGCCGGATCGCCGCCGCGAGGCCGAGAACGAGGTGATGCTGATCCGAGACAAGGAAGCCATCGCGCCGATGCTCAAGGTGCTCGGCGGCGACGATCCGCCCGTCCGGATCCTCCTCGCCCATGCCCTGGGCCGGATCGAGGGGAAGGAGGCGTCGCGGGCCCTCGTCTCGCTCATCCTGGCCGAGCCCGAGACGGACGTCCGCGGGGCGATCCTGGCGGAGCTCGCCGAGCGGGACCAGCCCCCGATCGTGGCGCAGCTGGTGAAGTCGCTGCGATCCGGCGACGTCCGCACCGTCAACCGGGCCGCGTGGACGCTCGCCGGGCTGAACGCCGTGGCCGCGGTCCCCGAGCTCCCGGCGGCGCTCGTGACCAGCGTGGAACGCGTCGTCATGCTGCCGAACGAGGGATCCGGGCAGGGGCTCGCCTCGGTCAGCCCCGCCGGGCCGTCCCCCGCGCTGCTCGCCCTGAACAACAACTACATCGCCTACCTGACGCCCCCGACCGTGGGCCCGGGTGTCGTCGCCTACGGCGCCTACTCCGTCCCCTTCTACAACCTGGGACAGCTCCCCATCGGCAACCCGATCGCCAGCCCGGGCCCGACCCCGGGCACCAGCGTCTCCGGTGGCATGTCGAGCCGGGGGCCGATCCCCCGGATCGTGAACGACACCTACCAGAACACCGAGGTCCTCGCCGCCCTGACCAGGCTCACGGGCCAGGATTTCGGGTACGATGCATCCGCCTGGAGGCGCTGGATCAAGGCGTCCTTCAATCCCCATCCCAGGCCGGCCCGGCGGGTGGACCAGCCCTGATCGATCGGGCCGCGGCGCTCACTCAACGGGCAGGCAGGCGAGGTTCCTCCGTGCAGATGGATCCCGAGCAGTCCGGACAGGGCGGGCCGAGCGAATCCCTCCGGGTCGTGGCCCGAGAGGTCAAGCAGCGCCTCGAGTCCCTCATGAGGGCCGGTGTCAGGGAGATCCCCCTTACGCCGCTGCCCCCTCGCGTCGTCGCCCCGGAGCGGGTTGCCCCGAGCCGGGCCCCCGCCGAGGCCCCCGCCCCCCCGATCCTCGCCGATCCTGTGATTCCGCCCCCCGCTCCGCCGGCGGCGCCGCCCGAATCTCGCCCCTCCCCGAAGCCGGCGGCGTCGAAGGAGCCGTCTTTCGCACCCGTGGAATCGCTCTTCCAGCCGGGCGAGTTCGAGGGGCCGGCCCTGCCCGCCGCCGAGCGACTGACGGTACTCCGGGACCTGGCCGCGGAGGTGGCCGGCTGCCGCCGGTGCGCGGAATTGGCCGCCACCAGGACCCAGACCGTCTTCGCCGACGGCAGCCCGACGGCCCGCCTGATGTTCATCGGGGAGGCCCCCGGCGCCGACGAGGACCGGACCGGACGGCCCTTCGTCGGCCGCGCCGGCCAACTCCTGACCGACATGATCACCAAGGGGATGGGCCTGAAGCGGGAGGAGGTCTACATCGCCAACATCCTCAAGTGCCGGCCCCCCGAGAACCGCACGCCCACCCCCGAGGAGACGGCCAACTGCATCCACTTCCTGGAACGCCAGGTCGAGGTCGTCCGTCCGGAGTTCCTCTGCCTGCTCGGCCGCACCGCCGCCGCGGGCGTGCTCAACACCAGCCTGAGCATGGGGCGGCTGAGGGGGAAGTGGTATCGCTATCGCGGGATACCCACGATCGCCACCTACCACCCGTCCTACCTGCTGCGCAACCCGCCCGCGAAGAAGGAAGCGTGGGAGGACCTCCAGCTCCTGATGACCGCCATGGGGCTCCAGGTCCGCACCCGGCAGAAGGGCCAGCCCTGACGCCTCCCGCTCGGGATCCAGTCCATGGACACGCCCCAGAGGCTCTCCAACCAGACTCGGATCGCGGTCTTGCTGGGGGCGATCGTCGTCATCGTCGGCGTCCTCGCCGCGCTCGCCGTCGGGACCACCGCGAGGATGATCCGGGACCGCGACGGCGTGGCCCGTTCGCACGCGACCCTGGCGGAGATCCAGGAGACGCTCGCCCTCGTGGACGACGCCGAGGACCAGCAGCGCGGCTACCTGCTGACCGGCGACGAGGACCTCCTGGCCCCCTATGAGGAGGGCGTCGCCCGCTTCCTCAAGAAGCTCGATTCGCTCCGGGCCCTCATGGACGGCGACGAGTCGCAGCAGCATCGCATCGGCCGACTCGCGCTCGCCGCCCAGGCGAAGTTCGCCGCGATGAGGGCCCTGATCGACACCCGCCGCCTGCTCGGCCCGAATCAGGCCGCCGACAGGCTGGCGCCGGAAGTCCGCCTCGGGGTGAAGGACGAGCCGCGGACGATCCTGGGGGAGATGGTCGCGGCGGAGCGGGAGGTGCTCCAGGCCCGGATCGAGCGGGCCCGCCGCAGCGACGTCCGGGCGATCGCACTCTTCGCCGCGCTCCTCGCCTCGTTCCTGCTCTGCCTGCTCACCTTCTTCTGGCTCATCCGGAAGAGCCTGAGGCGCCAGGCCGAATACGCGCACCAGCTCCGCAAGAGCCGGGAGCAGTTCGCGCTGGCGGTCCGCGGCTCGAACGACGGCCTCTGGGACTGGGACATCGAGAACGACACCGTCTTCTATTCCTCCCGTTGGAAGGCCCAGCTCGGTTATCGCGACGAGGAGATCGCGCCCCATTTCTCGGAGTTCGAGTCCAGGATCCACCCCGGCGATCGCGACCGGGTCATGCTCGCCATCGGGAAGTACCTCTCGGGCCGGCTCAGGACGTATTCGGAGGAGTTCCGGATGCGGACGAAGGACGGGTCGTACCGTTGGATCCTCGCCCGGGGCGTCGCGCTCCGCGACTCGCACGGCAACCCGTTCCGGATGGCCGGCTCGCACACCGACACGACCGAGCGGAAGGAGTTCGAGAGCAAGCTGGCCGAGCAGAACCGGCGGCTCGAGGCCGCCATGGAGGCCGAGCGGGATACCAACGAGGCGCTGAAGCGGGCCCAGGCGCTCATGGTCGAGAACGAGAAGATGGCCGGCCTGGGCGCGATGGTCGCGGGCGTCGCCCACGAGATCAACAACCCGCTGGCCTTCATCACCAACAACGTGTCGATGCTCCACCGCGACTTCGCCGAGATCGTCCAGCTCCTCAAGCTCCACGAGGAGGCGAGCCCGCTCATCGAGCGCGAGGCCCCGCGGACGGCCCGGATGATCGCCGAGCTCCGCCGGGCCGTGGCGCTCGACGATACCCTGTCCACCCTGCCGGACCTCCTCGAGCGGACGAGCGAGGGCCTGAAGCGCATCCGCCGGATCGTCAACGACCTCCGCCTCTTCGCCCGCCTGGACGAGGGGGACGTGAACGAGGCCGACCTGAACGCGGGCATCCAGTCCACAGCGACGATCATCCAGGGCCGCGCCCGCGAGAAGGACGTCCGCCTGGAACTCCAGCTCGCCCCCCTGCCCCGCGTGACCTGCCACGCCGCGAGGATCAACCAGGTCGTCATGAACCTGATGGCCAACGCCATCGACGCCTGTTCCCAGGGGGGCGAGGTCACCGTCCGCACGGCCGACGACGACGGCCACGTCCGGATCGAGGTCGCGGACAACGGCCAGGGGATCGGCCCCGAGATCCGGCCGCGAATCTTCGATCCCTTCTTCACCACCAAGCCCATCGGCAAGGGGACCGGCCTGGGCCTCTCCATCAGCTACGGCATCGTCCGCGACCACGGCGGCACCATCGAGGTCGACTCCACCCCCGGCCACGGCGCCCGCTTCACCGTCACGCTGCCCGTGAGCCCGCCGTCGCGGTAGCATGGCAGGGAGAGCCCGCTCGCTCCGCGGCTCGTCCGCCGCGAGCGACCTCACGAGGCCGTGAGATCGAACGATGCACGAGTACGACAAGGGCAGCAAGTGGCTCATCCAGCATCATGGCGACGCCATCCTCTGGTTCGCCGGGATACGCGACCTCGTCGAGTGGCGAGCCATGCATGCCGAGCTCGTCCAGCCCCGGCGATTCCCCGACGCCCTGCTCGAGGCCCGCCGCGCAGGGCAGGAGAAGGCCCGCCTTTACATCATCGAGATCGCCACCTACGCCGAGCCGCGCGTCGCCGAGCAGGCCGTCCGCGACGCCTGCCTCGTCTACCTACACCAAGGGAAACTCCCCGAGGTCCTCGTCGTCATCCTGAGCCGAAGGCGTCCCCGGCGCCCCGCGCGATCCGCCGACCTCCGCAGCGAGCAGGTTTGGACGCGCCTCCAGATGACATGGCGGACGATCGAGCTCTGGAAGCTCCCGGCCGAGGAGCTGCTCCAGGCCGGCGACGTCGGCCTGATCCCATGGGTCCCGCTCTGCCGCTTCGACGGCCCCCCCGCCCCGATCTTCCGACGCTGCCGCGAGAGGATCGACCGCGAAGCCCCCCCGGGAGAACGCGAGAACCTCCTCGTCGTCTCGCAAATCCTCGCCAGCCTGCGATACACTGACGAGAGGCTCTTCCAACTTTTCGGGGGACGAGAAGCCATGATCGAATCACCGCTCCTCCTGAAGCTGAAAGACGAATGGACGCACGAGGCCGCCCACGAGGCTGCCTGCAAGTCCATCATCGAATTTCTCCAGGCCCGCTTCGGGCCCGAGGCCGCGGGACTGCGGTCGGACCTTGACGCGATCGAAGACCCGACGCGACTGAGCGAGCTGACGCGAGCCGCCGCGACCTGCACCGGCCTGAAGCACTTCCGCAGCCATCTCCGCGAGGCGACGGAAGGCAAGCCATAACCGCGATCGCAGGCCGTCCCGCACCCGCGGGGTCCGGCCATCGCGACGCGGCGTTCCACGGCCTCCTCGAGCTGGGCGATGGGGTCGTCGAGCGTCCGACTCCTCGCTGATCTCGGCGATCCCGCCCGTCTACGGTTTTGGCCGTTGACATCTACGGCCAAAACCGTAGACTGTCGCCCGTCGCTCGCGTGGATCGGGATCCGAGGAGCATTCCAGGCGATGGCACGTCCGAAGGCCGAACAGCCGACCCCCGGGGAGCTGGAGATCCTGAAGGTGCTCTGGGAGCGCGGGAGCCCGGCGACGGTCCGGGATGTCATGGACATCCTGAACGGTCGGCAGGAGCCGGCGCGGGCTTATACGTCGGTCATGAGCCTCATGAACGTCATGGCCGA from Aquisphaera giovannonii includes these protein-coding regions:
- a CDS encoding HEAT repeat domain-containing protein, with the protein product MRHHVGGKATLGLAGLLALAAAAPGEAAADTIVLRGGVELQGKVLKDPKDPRHVRVLLMKGKRPLQFDASQIVEVIPRPGPLDDYLVRSAKPRDGAREEYDLAAWCDRNQLDDLATVHCEAALALDPGFEPAHKRLGHVLHQGKWLTADELRVTQGLVKYHGKWMSEEEKAKLEEKSQLGSTQAAWLRRIKLLRLAILNGAPDRRREAENEVMLIRDKEAIAPMLKVLGGDDPPVRILLAHALGRIEGKEASRALVSLILAEPETDVRGAILAELAERDQPPIVAQLVKSLRSGDVRTVNRAAWTLAGLNAVAAVPELPAALVTSVERVVMLPNEGSGQGLASVSPAGPSPALLALNNNYIAYLTPPTVGPGVVAYGAYSVPFYNLGQLPIGNPIASPGPTPGTSVSGGMSSRGPIPRIVNDTYQNTEVLAALTRLTGQDFGYDASAWRRWIKASFNPHPRPARRVDQP
- a CDS encoding uracil-DNA glycosylase encodes the protein MESLFQPGEFEGPALPAAERLTVLRDLAAEVAGCRRCAELAATRTQTVFADGSPTARLMFIGEAPGADEDRTGRPFVGRAGQLLTDMITKGMGLKREEVYIANILKCRPPENRTPTPEETANCIHFLERQVEVVRPEFLCLLGRTAAAGVLNTSLSMGRLRGKWYRYRGIPTIATYHPSYLLRNPPAKKEAWEDLQLLMTAMGLQVRTRQKGQP
- a CDS encoding MogA/MoaB family molybdenum cofactor biosynthesis protein, with amino-acid sequence MSQSVAEHRRDAPGSLDLGILTVSDTRTIETDASGALIVSLAEGVGHRIAGRAIVPDEPDRMRHLLATWAASEALHAILVTGGTGISPRDQTYETVSALLTRTLPGFGELFRMLSHAEIGPACMLSRAVGGLIGPVPILVMPGSRAAVELAMTRIILPELPHLVREARKT
- a CDS encoding ATP-binding protein, with the translated sequence MDTPQRLSNQTRIAVLLGAIVVIVGVLAALAVGTTARMIRDRDGVARSHATLAEIQETLALVDDAEDQQRGYLLTGDEDLLAPYEEGVARFLKKLDSLRALMDGDESQQHRIGRLALAAQAKFAAMRALIDTRRLLGPNQAADRLAPEVRLGVKDEPRTILGEMVAAEREVLQARIERARRSDVRAIALFAALLASFLLCLLTFFWLIRKSLRRQAEYAHQLRKSREQFALAVRGSNDGLWDWDIENDTVFYSSRWKAQLGYRDEEIAPHFSEFESRIHPGDRDRVMLAIGKYLSGRLRTYSEEFRMRTKDGSYRWILARGVALRDSHGNPFRMAGSHTDTTERKEFESKLAEQNRRLEAAMEAERDTNEALKRAQALMVENEKMAGLGAMVAGVAHEINNPLAFITNNVSMLHRDFAEIVQLLKLHEEASPLIEREAPRTARMIAELRRAVALDDTLSTLPDLLERTSEGLKRIRRIVNDLRLFARLDEGDVNEADLNAGIQSTATIIQGRAREKDVRLELQLAPLPRVTCHAARINQVVMNLMANAIDACSQGGEVTVRTADDDGHVRIEVADNGQGIGPEIRPRIFDPFFTTKPIGKGTGLGLSISYGIVRDHGGTIEVDSTPGHGARFTVTLPVSPPSR